DNA sequence from the Ovis canadensis isolate MfBH-ARS-UI-01 breed Bighorn chromosome 2, ARS-UI_OviCan_v2, whole genome shotgun sequence genome:
ACAGCTACAACAGAGGGGAataaagggggtgggggaggaaaaaaaatccaaaagaatctacagaacatgtcaaaaaattagaataataaatgtatttcttgAGTCATTGCTGCCAgcgtcctttccctcgctgggagtcataGTCCACgttacctccctaggatgccctccaacactgtgctgatctctggacctgctgtgtgAGCACCTCAGATCCTAATCTGGTCCTGCtcctgtatgttcttgcctccagtgtccacagctatcagaactagtgagttttcttttgtgggagctctcagtggcCTTTTAtacattccatagacacagagtctgcctagttgatcgtgtggatttaacctgcagcttgtacagctggtggtaaggttttaggtcttcttccttagccacactgccacTGGGTTTcagctgtggttttatttccacctatACATGTGGGtcctccactggggtttgctcctgcgGCTGCCCTGGAGGATTTGGGTTTGCCCCcttgagggccaggtgtggaggtggtgcagctgcttgggttgctgGGGTTCTGGCAGctccaggtactcaggggagttggtggctagggcagcaggaaatacagtgctctagaagggtatggcaaccagtattggccagtatactccagtgttcttgcctcgggAGCCCcactccctgacagagaagcctggcaggccacagtctacagggcagcaaagagttggacatgaccgaagtgacccTGTGGGCGTAGATGCTagactttttttgcctgtggcagctctgccccagtgagaattgagcgtgaaggtggcgcagctgcttggcttgcagggaccctggcagcaccAAGTTTGCAAGGACACGGACTGCCTCCGCTGCAGGAGTTATgtccctatcagagtcttttttcgagcctcttATAGCTGGCGATCAAaaagcctctttggccagtctgtCTCTGTAGCTccacctgttcaggcacttagagggctaccttgcctggggtccttctctgttgttcggtgtgtcaggcacatagagggggccCCCTGGCTGGGATCCTAGTCTGTAAGTTGGCACCTCTGGCACTTAAAGTGGCACCCTgagtggggtcctactctgtagttcagtgtgtcgggcgtttgatgggccagcctctctattgttcagctgctgatgctggcgtgtggggagagagaggctatggtgatggctgcaGCCCCTACCCGTGACTCAGCAATATTGCCTTGCTTCCGTGGCTGCctagctttcctccacaggcatttcccaccacgatcTCCTCCCTCATATCCCCTCAGTCTGTCTcttctccctcacatccccttaatccatctctctgcagtcaacagcagcttTCACCCtaggattgctccacaatccctaaactccaccTCCCAGCTGCTGCGCCTTCCAGGGGACCAGCATTCCTTCcccggggtatgtatggctgctgcaaggactgtctgattctcattccatttaggctgccacagatcagctgtttcactctcagccttaaatgtttctcctctgactcagacagttgcccctacgtggggattggacccctgcttcgtCCCCCCACCGGCCGAGGACAGGTCCAGGCCTACtgacactcctgttttccccgtagttccttcatcctaccgagttttgtgtgggtctatatattcttttccactggtcaggtactcttgTCCACTgttagctggtgttctgcatgcacttccgtgtctgaaggtgtattcctgacgTATccttggagagagatgtactccacgtccaccgactcctccgccatcttgttctcctaGGGAAGATTTTTAcctcttatttttaagaaagttcTATTTGAGTCTAGGGTAAATTGAGGACTATCTtgtaattaaacattaaaaaaaataacttttagctACTATTCTACTGgtgctttttatttatgtatgtttattttatatatgtatacttgttTATAGTTTGAAATCTTACTGTAAACTATGTGTCCTAAATAAATAGGATTAATTACACTGTTTATTAATGGCTATGCCTGTTTTAATAAAGagtgatatttttgtttttgtttttgttttttttttttaattattattttttattttttttccttttatttatttatttatttatttaaattttaaaatctttaattcttacatgcattctcaaacatgaacccccctcccacctccctccccataacatctttctgggtcatccccatgcaccagccccaagaagaGTGATATTTTTGAAGccaaaacaaaattaagtatacatttttcatttttttgccaACTCGTTGTATGACCCACAAGCAAGATATTTGCATTATTTCTTCGACATATCGTAATGTTCCCCAAGGACATAAGCATAAATAAGCCACAACTGCTAAATGTGGAAATCCAAATCATTAGGTTCCCAGTAAGTAAATGATTCTTGTCTTGTGTTTTTAGGTTCCCAGATTGTGATGAGCCGTATCCTCGGCTGGTGGACCTGAATTTAGCTGGCGATCCTACTGAAGGAGCCTCAGTGGCAGTGCAGAGGGACTATGGCTTTTGGTGTCCCCGAGAGTTGAAAATCGATCCTGATCTTGGCTATTCCTTTTTGCACGTGCGTGATTGTTCACCTCCTTGTCCAAATATGTACTTTAGGAGAGAAGAGCTTTCATTTGCTCGGTATTTCATAGGATTGATTTCAATCATTTGCCTCTCTGCCACgttgtttacttttttaacttttttgattGATGTGACAAGATTCCGTTATCCTGAAAGACCCATTATATTTTATGCCGTCTGCTACATGATGGtgtcattaattttctttattgggTTTTTGCTTGAGGACCGAGTTGCCTGCAATGCATCCAGCCCTGCACAGTATAAGGCTTCCACAGTGACCCAAGGATCTCATAACAAAGCCTGTACCATGCTTTTTATGGTACTCTATTTTTTTACTATGGCTGGCAGCGTTTGGTGGGTGATTCTTACCATTACGTGGTTCTTGGCAGCTGTGCCAAAGTGGGGTAGTGAAGCTATTGAGAAGAAAGCCTTGCTGTTTCACGCCAGTGCGTGGGGCATCCCTGGAACTCTGACCATCATCCTTTTAGCGATGAATAAAATTGAAGGTGACAATATCAGTGGCGTGTGTTTTGTTGGCCTCTACGATGTTGATGCCTTGAGGTATTTTGTTCTTGCACCCCTCTGCCTGTATGTGGTAGTTGGGGTTTCACTCCTTTTAGCTGGCATTATATCCCTAAACAGAGTGCGAATTGAGATTCCATTAGAAAAGGAGAACCAGGATAAACTGGTGAAGTTTATGATCCGGATTGGTGTTTTCAGCATTCTGTATCTCGTACCACTCTTGGTTGTAATCGGATGCTACTTTTATGAGCAAGCTTACCGCAGCATCTGGGAAACAACGTGGATACAAGAACGCTGCAGAGAATATCACATTCCATGTCCATATCAGGTAAGGGAAACCTTGTTctaaatttcagaatatttaacaGTGTAAAAACCTAATCttagctgttttgttttgtgtttttttttaactcttcatgAAAAACCTGAACATTAAAATTTTGAAGTGAAGTTAATGAACAAATTTATTGTAGTAAGAATGTCATACACACATTTCTGTTAACATCTTCCTTTTAAAAGATCACTTTCGTGAGTCCAGGCCGTGGGCTTTTAAGCACTTTACTTCTGTTATCACAAAATAGTtgcttgttggttatttagaagtctGCAGGTTTGAGGGGAAGATGTTGATAAAAATACAGTGTCTGTGAAAATTTTACTGATACTTAGAATGGGAGTttaacagttttgaaaaaaattagaatgcATTTGTAcaaacagcttcatcttttagttggtcttagtttttcttttttgcatactGAATATTTTGTGATTTACCTTTTAATTTAAAGAGATCGGATAATCATAGAATTTTAGATCTAGAGAGGACCTTAGAGATGATTTATTCAAGTTCCCTCTATAATTTAGAGTTCTTAAACATCTATCTCATTTGAGGCTTAGAaatgttaagtgacttgctcactTTATTAAAGTACTTATGCATTATAGATTACTTCCGTTTACTTGGCTCTTTCCCCTCATAGACAGTGAACTCTAAATGCAagaacatcttttctttttttttttaattttaaaatctttaattcttacatgtttttaatattttttcaaagcaTGGTCTATAGGTTAGTAGATGATGGCATTGAGGATGGGAGTGTGTAGATTgagaagaaaagacatttttaagaaatgttcCAGTTTTACTGGAAACAAGGAGTGTGTGATTAGCACATAGTCAATTCTCGTAAATACTTGATGACTGAAAATGCcatatccttttttattttgtggtATAAATAATTCtacacaaaattaaatttttattgtataaataTTAGCTACTGGCTTTTAAAAAACCAACCTATAATTGAGAGAccagaaaaaatgaataattgaaattttattacatttcttGATAGAATTGCTTATTAAAAACTCTCATTAAATAAAACTCATAGctcatattaaataaatatgagTTTTCAGGCCTGAAACTAAGTAATCAAATTTTGCCTCtaatgatagagaatgagatgattgaattACATCATATGCTTCTTTATGTAAGGTTTCTAGGATTCCAAATATATATTATCTTAGGactataaaagaaataatgtttGGCTCTGAAATAATGATCTGAAAAATACCAGACCTCAAACACGTAAATTAGTAAATTGAGTAGTTGGGACACCACTATTTTCAAGACATTCCTAAGAATCTTTTAGCATCTTGAGAACCAGTTTGAGCTAtacaaaaatgtgtgtgtgtattcatttcTTTATAGTCATAGGTTCTCTAAGTGTTTTTTATTTCCAACTTACAGAAATAATGTTGGATTtctgaaaagaatagaaaatggtATAGTAACTGACATAGTTATTAAGCTATAAAGTCTGGGTCAGGAATCCTGACTTCATATCTAACTCTTATTATTTACTAGTTTTATAGCTTTTGATCAACTTCACCTCTTTGCACTTCCAATTCCTCATCTGTAGAGTGAGTAATGGAATCTCATAGAAATAAAAGAGTAATCGTGTGAGATAGAAATAGTACAATCTGTCTTCTAGGACTGTCTTTAGGCATCTACATGCAGTTAGAAGTGTGCCTTCTGTATAATAAGTGCTCAAATGTTAGTTCTGttactcattttttcatttattgttgctgctgttactgttatttacacacacacatacatacatacacttaaaaaataaaaaccattcagTACCAAACTTTAGCAAATGCCATGTTTAAGTTATTGAGAATATACATGACAGTATGTGTACCACTAACTTGTTCATTTTAACTGCAGTAGAGAGATTTAATGTACAAATATACtttaattcatttactcattaTTTTGCTGATGGATATAGAGTTCCCAAGTGTTTTACTGTTGTAATACCTATCTTCCTTGTACATGACCAAGAATGTTCATGGGGTTTGTACCCAAAAGTGTAGTTGTGGTATTTCAAGTGGTTCTTTTAATTTACACTCGCAGTATGGAGTTGGAATTCCCCATTTCACGCCATCTTGTTGTTCTCAGGCTTTAGGTTTTTGTCAACCTTTGAAACAATATCTCAAGCttgtcttgattt
Encoded proteins:
- the FZD3 gene encoding frizzled-3; translation: MAMSRIVFYLWPLTMFVGHIGGHSLFSCEPITLRMCQDLPYNTTFMPNLLNHYDQQTAALAMEPFHPMVNLDCSRDFRPFLCALYAPVCMEYGRVTLPCRRLCQRAHSECSKLMEMFGVPWPEDMECSRFPDCDEPYPRLVDLNLAGDPTEGASVAVQRDYGFWCPRELKIDPDLGYSFLHVRDCSPPCPNMYFRREELSFARYFIGLISIICLSATLFTFLTFLIDVTRFRYPERPIIFYAVCYMMVSLIFFIGFLLEDRVACNASSPAQYKASTVTQGSHNKACTMLFMVLYFFTMAGSVWWVILTITWFLAAVPKWGSEAIEKKALLFHASAWGIPGTLTIILLAMNKIEGDNISGVCFVGLYDVDALRYFVLAPLCLYVVVGVSLLLAGIISLNRVRIEIPLEKENQDKLVKFMIRIGVFSILYLVPLLVVIGCYFYEQAYRSIWETTWIQERCREYHIPCPYQVTQMSRPDLILFLMKYLMALIVGIPSIFWVGSKKTCFEWASFFHGRRKKEIVNESRQVLQEPDFAQSLLRDPNTPIIRKSRGTSTQGTSTHASSTQLAMVDDQRSKAGSVHSKVSSYHGSLHRSRDGRYTPCSYRGVEERLPHGSMSRLTDHSRHSSSHRLNEQSRHSSIRDLSNNPMTHITHGTSMNRVIEEDGTSA